Proteins encoded in a region of the Hypomesus transpacificus isolate Combined female chromosome 17, fHypTra1, whole genome shotgun sequence genome:
- the LOC124479746 gene encoding transcription factor Sox-8-like has protein sequence MLKMTDEQDKSISDPPCSPAGTTSSMSQDESDSDAPSSPTGSDGHGSLLSGLGKKLDGEDDDRFPACIRDAVSQVLKGYDWSLVPMPVRGNGSLKNKPHVKRPMNAFMVWAQAARRKLADQYPHLHNAELSKTLGKLWRLLSESEKRPFVEEAERLRVQHKKDHPDYKYQPRRRKNVKPGQSDSDSGAELGHQMYKAEPGMVGLAGLDGHHHHEHTGQPHGPPTPPTTPKTDLHNGGKQDLKHEGRRLLDNGRQNIDFSNVDISELSTDVISNMEAFDVHEFDQYLPLNGHSASALPSDHHGHGQNPGASYPSPYGHTGAGGPSWNRKAAAAAAGMSSSSSSAGDVAQHRPHIKTEQLSPSHYSEHSHGSPSHSDYGGSYSGQSCVTSAASAAAAAASFSSSQCDYTDLQSSNYYSPYSGYPSSLYQYPYFHSSRRPYGSPILNSLSIPPTHSPSAPNWEQPVYTTLSRP, from the exons ATGTTGAAAATGACAGATGAACAAGACAAGTCTATCAGCGACCCGCCGTGCAGTCCAGCCGGCACAACAAGCTCCATGTCCCAGGATGAATCTGACTCGGATGCACCATCCTCGCCGACTGGATCCGACGGGCACGGATCTCTGCTGTCTGGCTTGGGAAAGAAACTGGACGGTGAGGATGATGATCGCTTTCCTGCGTGCATACGAGACGCAGTGTCGCAGGTTCTCAAGGGATACGACTGGTCCCTCGTGCCCATGCCTGTGAGGGGGAACGGATCGTTGAAAAATAAACCGCACGTCAAAAGACCGATGAACGCGTTTATGGTCTGGGCGCAAGCGGCGCGCAGAAAGCTGGCTGACCAATATCCTCATCTGCACAATGCCGAACTCAGCAAGACTTTGGGAAAACTTTGGCG GCTGCTCTCGGAGAGTGAGAAGAGGCCGTTtgtggaggaggctgagaggctcCGTGTGCAGCACAAGAAAGATCACCCGGACTACAAGTACCAGCCACGCCGGAGGAAGAACGTGAAACCGGGACAGAGTGACTCGGACTCTGGAGCAGAGCTGGGCCATCAGATGTACAAGGCTGAGCCAGGGATGGTAGGACTGGCTGGTCTGGACGGACACCACCACCAtgaacacacag GCCAGCCTCATGGGCCGCCCACACCCCCGACCACCCCCAAAACAGACTTGCACAACGGGGGCAAGCAGGACCTGAAGCACGAGGGCAGGCGTCTCCTGGACAACGGCCGGCAAAACATCGACTTCAGCAACGTGGATATCTCGGAGCTGAGCACGGACGTCATCAGCAACATGGAGGCCTTCGACGTGCACGAATTTGACCAGTACCTCCCCCTCAACGGTCACTCCGCCTCCGCCCTGCCCTCAGACCACCACGGCCACGGGCAGAACCCAGGGGCTTCCTACCCGTCTCCCTACGGCCACACCGGCGCCGGCGGGCCGTCCTGGAACCGCaaggccgccgccgccgccgccggcatgtcctcctcctcctcatcggcCGGTGACGTGGCCCAGCACCGACCTCACATCAAGACGGAGCAGCTGAGCCCGTCCCACTACAGCGAGCACTCCCACGGCTCGCCCTCCCACTCCGACTACGGCGGCTCCTACAGCGGCCAGTCCTGCGTGACCTCCGCCGcctccgccgccgccgccgccgcctccttctccagctcccagTGTGACTATACAGACCTGCAGAGCTCCAACTATTACAGCCCCTACTCAGGCTacccctccagcctctaccaGTACCCCTACTTCCATTCCTCCAGACGGCCCTACGGCAGCCCCATCCTCAACAGTCTgtccatcccccccacccacagccCCTCTGCGCCCAACTGGGAGCAGCCCGTCTACACCACCCTCTCCAGGCCCTAG